A region from the Drosophila ananassae strain 14024-0371.13 chromosome 2L, ASM1763931v2, whole genome shotgun sequence genome encodes:
- the LOC6499561 gene encoding uncharacterized protein LOC6499561 isoform X3, with product MSRSRCRCSWSCLKHRAPPRNGYINVDEEDSDVPMACGDDLGESLLQGRLHIEDVVVIGLLQKLRASITCKLYNENRPILFISICGAQ from the exons ATGTCACGTAGTCGCTGTCGGTGCTCCTGGTCGTGTCTAAAGCACAGGGCTCCGCCAAGAAATGGATATATTAACGTGGACGAAGAGGACTCGGATGTTCCAATGGCTTGCGGGGATGATCTCGGAGAAAGTCTTCTACAAGGACGTCTGCACATAGAGGAT GTGGTTGTCATCGGTTTACTACAAAAACTACGTGCCTCTATTACATGTAAACTATACAACGAAAATAGACCTATTTTATTTATCAGTATTTGTGGCGCCCAGTAG
- the LOC6499561 gene encoding uncharacterized protein LOC6499561 isoform X1 has product MYFKVETTTVDPGADILHPDDAQYIWLPISVLVGIFILAALVYAMSRSRCRCSWSCLKHRAPPRNGYINVDEEDSDVPMACGDDLGESLLQGRLHIEDVVVIGLLQKLRASITCKLYNENRPILFISICGAQ; this is encoded by the exons ATGTACTTTAAGGTAGAGACGACTACAGTTGATCCTGGCGCGGATATCCTACATCCTGACGATGCCCAGTATATATGGCTGCCGATTTCAGTGCTTGTTGGCATTTTTATTCTAGCAGCTTTG GTCTACGCCATGTCACGTAGTCGCTGTCGGTGCTCCTGGTCGTGTCTAAAGCACAGGGCTCCGCCAAGAAATGGATATATTAACGTGGACGAAGAGGACTCGGATGTTCCAATGGCTTGCGGGGATGATCTCGGAGAAAGTCTTCTACAAGGACGTCTGCACATAGAGGAT GTGGTTGTCATCGGTTTACTACAAAAACTACGTGCCTCTATTACATGTAAACTATACAACGAAAATAGACCTATTTTATTTATCAGTATTTGTGGCGCCCAGTAG
- the LOC6499561 gene encoding uncharacterized protein LOC6499561 isoform X2 has translation MYFKVETTTVDPGADILHPDDAQYIWLPISVLVGIFILAALVYAMSRSRCRCSWSCLKHRAPPRNGYINVDEEDSDVPMACGDDLGESLLQGRLHIEDRRNNPSNS, from the exons ATGTACTTTAAGGTAGAGACGACTACAGTTGATCCTGGCGCGGATATCCTACATCCTGACGATGCCCAGTATATATGGCTGCCGATTTCAGTGCTTGTTGGCATTTTTATTCTAGCAGCTTTG GTCTACGCCATGTCACGTAGTCGCTGTCGGTGCTCCTGGTCGTGTCTAAAGCACAGGGCTCCGCCAAGAAATGGATATATTAACGTGGACGAAGAGGACTCGGATGTTCCAATGGCTTGCGGGGATGATCTCGGAGAAAGTCTTCTACAAGGACGTCTGCACATAGAGGAT CGGCGAAATAATCCCTCAAATTcctaa
- the LOC6501017 gene encoding zinc finger protein 571 isoform X2: MDKQATKQGAARTFRILKCAKKSEVVVAPLESASQEVSIGNFPVLDLQNNCRLCLEEPKPSLMLDMSDCYDQESGLSYYDCYEICTREDLRQRPSHEPRTLCKRCAVELQWAYDFHKKVALANQQLLEIFESSVRDSSEQEMEDDDLDEEYLVDDEENEEDGEKKEDENDQESQEENSEDLSTHQGPSGVVSCKFCHKVFKNRSRMLTHEALKVHVEAKHQHSGVTCDTCGKVFAIAKALEIHKRYHSRDFPFACDLCDRKYAQRSHLTVHQKVKHSGERFICEYGNCNKTFTSSSSLRYHEYTHTTMPFECGHCQKRFPARTKLRLHIEGAHNRVVEIDELEEMRKFRVSRSKLVLTKIHEKKKP, translated from the exons ATGGATAAACAAGCGACAAAACAGGGCGCAGCTCGTACTTTTAGAATTCTGAAATGCGCCAAGAAATCCGAGGTGGTGGTAGCTCCTTTGGAAAGTGCGTCCCAAGAAGTCTCAATCGGGAACTTCCCAGTTCTGGATCTGCAAAATAACTGCCGCCTGTGCCTGGAGGAACCCAAACCCAGTCTTATGTTGGACATGTCTGACTGCTATGACCAGGAATCGGGATTGAGCTACTATGACTGCTATGAAATTTGCACCAGGGAGGATCTCCGTCAGAGACCAAGTCATGAGCCCAGGACTCTGTGTAAACGATGTGCTGTGGAACTTCAGTGGGCCTatgattttcataaaaaagtgGCTCTGGCTAATCAGCAGTTGTTGGAGATATTCGAGTCCTCCGTTCGGGACTCCTCCGAGCAAGAAATGGAAGACGATGATTTGGATGAAGAGTACTTGGTAGACGATGAGGAAAACGAGGAGGATGGAGAGAAGAAAGAGGATGAAAATGATCAAGAATCTCAAGAAGAAAACTCAGAGGACCTATCGACCCACCAAGGGCCTTCCGGAGTAGTCAGCTGCAAATTTTGCCACAAGGTTTTCAAAAATCGGTCCCGCATGTTGACGCACGAG GCGCTTAAAGTTCACGTGGAAGCGAAGCACCAGCATTCTGGGGTCACCTGCGACACATGCGGTAAAGTCTTTGCCATTGCCAAGGCTCTTGAGATACACAAACGCTACCACTCAAGAGATTTCCCCTTCGCCTGCGACCTATGCGATCGCAAATATGCCCAACGATCCCACCTAACCGTCCACCAAAAAGTGAAGCACAGTGGAGAACGATTTATTTGCGAATATGGCAACTGTAATAAGACATTTACGTCGTCTTCATCGCTGCGCTATCATGAGTACACACATACGACGATGCCATTCGAATGTGGACACTGTCAGAAAAGGTTTCCAGCTCGAACAAA aCTGCGCCTGCACATAGAAGGCGCCCACAACCGGGTAGTAGAGATCGACGAGCTCGAGGAAATGAGAAAATTTCGTGTATCTCGCTCCAAGCTGGTTTTGACAAAGATTCATGAAAAGAAAAAGCcataa
- the LOC6501017 gene encoding zinc finger protein 62 isoform X1 gives MDKQATKQGAARTFRILKCAKKSEVVVAPLESASQEVSIGNFPVLDLQNNCRLCLEEPKPSLMLDMSDCYDQESGLSYYDCYEICTREDLRQRPSHEPRTLCKRCAVELQWAYDFHKKVALANQQLLEIFESSVRDSSEQEMEDDDLDEEYLVDDEENEEDGEKKEDENDQESQEENSEDLSTHQGPSGVVSCKFCHKVFKNRSRMLTHEVIHLTNRPRFQCTQCNRVYLTKQALKVHVEAKHQHSGVTCDTCGKVFAIAKALEIHKRYHSRDFPFACDLCDRKYAQRSHLTVHQKVKHSGERFICEYGNCNKTFTSSSSLRYHEYTHTTMPFECGHCQKRFPARTKLRLHIEGAHNRVVEIDELEEMRKFRVSRSKLVLTKIHEKKKP, from the exons ATGGATAAACAAGCGACAAAACAGGGCGCAGCTCGTACTTTTAGAATTCTGAAATGCGCCAAGAAATCCGAGGTGGTGGTAGCTCCTTTGGAAAGTGCGTCCCAAGAAGTCTCAATCGGGAACTTCCCAGTTCTGGATCTGCAAAATAACTGCCGCCTGTGCCTGGAGGAACCCAAACCCAGTCTTATGTTGGACATGTCTGACTGCTATGACCAGGAATCGGGATTGAGCTACTATGACTGCTATGAAATTTGCACCAGGGAGGATCTCCGTCAGAGACCAAGTCATGAGCCCAGGACTCTGTGTAAACGATGTGCTGTGGAACTTCAGTGGGCCTatgattttcataaaaaagtgGCTCTGGCTAATCAGCAGTTGTTGGAGATATTCGAGTCCTCCGTTCGGGACTCCTCCGAGCAAGAAATGGAAGACGATGATTTGGATGAAGAGTACTTGGTAGACGATGAGGAAAACGAGGAGGATGGAGAGAAGAAAGAGGATGAAAATGATCAAGAATCTCAAGAAGAAAACTCAGAGGACCTATCGACCCACCAAGGGCCTTCCGGAGTAGTCAGCTGCAAATTTTGCCACAAGGTTTTCAAAAATCGGTCCCGCATGTTGACGCACGAGGTAATTCACCTAACCAACCGTCCTCGATTCCAGTGCACCCAATGTAACAGGGTCTATCTCACCAAGCAGGCGCTTAAAGTTCACGTGGAAGCGAAGCACCAGCATTCTGGGGTCACCTGCGACACATGCGGTAAAGTCTTTGCCATTGCCAAGGCTCTTGAGATACACAAACGCTACCACTCAAGAGATTTCCCCTTCGCCTGCGACCTATGCGATCGCAAATATGCCCAACGATCCCACCTAACCGTCCACCAAAAAGTGAAGCACAGTGGAGAACGATTTATTTGCGAATATGGCAACTGTAATAAGACATTTACGTCGTCTTCATCGCTGCGCTATCATGAGTACACACATACGACGATGCCATTCGAATGTGGACACTGTCAGAAAAGGTTTCCAGCTCGAACAAA aCTGCGCCTGCACATAGAAGGCGCCCACAACCGGGTAGTAGAGATCGACGAGCTCGAGGAAATGAGAAAATTTCGTGTATCTCGCTCCAAGCTGGTTTTGACAAAGATTCATGAAAAGAAAAAGCcataa
- the LOC6499560 gene encoding relaxin receptor 2 translates to MVYGRSIAVGVCLMTIVLFLAALIFYLSLGPCPTGSYSCDNGTLCVPQRQICDSRPDCADKSDEHPVECGLLYGSKEMADKIVRNAIEKKQQQQRLSLSGSNASNLDLSPRVVQSNQSQILNQTCDIVTYPRLCKCGQGTILYCGRFAKLRRFPKISPEVTNLIIIRNNITLRDNLFANITRLQKLTLKYNNISHVPLGSFSGLEHLERLDVSHNNISHLLHGVFHGLHNLQWLFLVNNHLRQFPMEQLRLIRRLEWLVLSRNRLTLRNVQLPKISSLYEVYLDFNRIEYIGEETFSQLDNLHLLDLQHNIITHIHGLAFENLTNLRDIRLVGNPIKELSGETFLHNSRLEALSLAQMPLQVHRNLLEPLNISFLNLTGIRYDNIDFKAINSMRNLTYIVFDRFFYCSMTPRVKLCRPSTDGVSSFQDLLSKPVLRYSTWIMAALTIAGNVLVLWGRFIYRDENMAVTMVIRNLALADMLMGFYLVTIGIQDYRYRNKYYQVVLDWITSWQCTVIGTLAVSSSEVSMLILAFMSLERFLLIADPFRGHRSIGSRVMWLALLCIWLTGVGLAVVPVLLWRSSSLPYYGSYSGTCFPLHIHEPFPLGWLYSAFVFLGVNLLLLVMIAMLYTALLISIWRTRSATPLTLLDCEFAVRFFFIVLTDVLCWVPIIVMKIWVFFNYNISDDIYAWLVVFVIPLNSAVNPILYTFTTPKYRNQVFLRGWKKITSRKRAEAGNGNVATTTTATATGSSHPDDSTNLAKAMPMTLTLAN, encoded by the exons GACCCTGTCCTACTGGCAGTTACTCCTGCGACAATGGCACCCTGTGCGTTCCTCAGCGACAGATATGCGACAGTCGGCCGGACTGCGCCGACAAGAGCGACGAGCACCCGGTGGAGTGCGGACTGCTCTACGGGAGCAAGGAGATGGCTGACAAGATTGTGCGTAATGCCATCGAGaagaagcaacagcagcagcgccTCAGCCTGTCTGGCTCCAATGCGAGCAACCTGGATCTATCACCGCGTGTGGTGCAAAGTAATCAGAGCCAAATTCTGAACCAGACTTGTG ATATCGTCACATATCCACGTCTCTGCAAATGCGGACAGGGAACCATACTCTACTGCGGTCGTTTTGCCAAACTACGGCGATTTCCCAAAATCAGTCCGGAGGTTACTAACCTGATCATCATCCGTAACAACATCACTCTGAGGGATAACTTGTTTGCTAATATCACGCGTCTTCAAAAACT gACTCTCAAATACAACAACATATCACACGTGCCGCTGGGCAGTTTCAGTGGCCTCGAACATCTGGAGCGACTCGATGTGAGCCACAACAATATCAGCCACCTGCTGCACGGGGTATTTCACGGCCTGCATAACCTTCAGTGGCTGTTCCTGGTTAACAACCATCTACGCCAGTTTCCAATGGAGCAGCTGCGACTCATCCGCCGGCTGGAGTGGCTCGTTCTCAGCCGGAATCGTCTCACATTGCGCAACGTGCAGCTGCCGAAAATCTCCTCGCTATACGAAGT TTATTTGGATTTCAATCGAATTGAATATATTGGCGAGGAAACTTTTTCCCAATTGGATAATTTACATTTGCT AGACCTGCAGCATAATATCATCACCCACATCCATGGACTAGCCTTTGAAAATTTAACGAATCTGCGAGACAT CCGCCTCGTTGGTAATCCCATTAAGGAGTTATCTGGAGAAACATTTCTGCACAATTCCAGATTGGAAGCCCT GTCTCTGGCTCAAATGCCGCTTCAGGTTCACCGCAATCTTCTGGAGCCACTGAACATTTCCTTTCTGAATCTCACTGGCATCCGATATGATAACATCGACTTTAAGGCAATAAACTCTATGCGAAATCTCACATACATTGTCTTCGATCGCTTCTTCTACTGCTCGATGACGCCGAGGGTGAAGCTGTGCAGGCCCTCCACCGATGGGGTTAGCTCCTTCCAGGACTTGTTGAGCAAGCCGGTCCTCAGATACTCCACTTGGATAATGGCCGCCTTAACGATAGCTGGCAATGTGTTGGTTCTTTGGGGGCGTTTCATATACCGGGACGAGAACATGGCGGTGACGATGGTCATTCGAAACTTGGCTCTGGCTGACATGCTAATGGGTTTCTATTTGGTCACCATCGGAATACAGGACTATCGCTACAGGAATAAGTATTACCA AGTGGTTTTGGACTGGATTACCTCGTGGCAGTGCACGGTTATAGGAACCCTAGCTGTGAGTTCTTCTGAGGTTTCCATGCTAATCCTGGCCTTTATGTCGTTGGAACGCTTCCTGCTGATTGCGGACCCTTTTCGCGGCCATCGCAGCATCGGAAGCCGAGTGATGTGGCTGGCATTGCTCTGCATTTGGCTGACGGGCGTAGGATTGGCGGTCGTTCCAGTACTTCTCTGGCGCTCCAGCAGCCTGCCCTACTACGGATCCTACTCTGGCACCTGCTTTCCCCTGCACATCCACGAACCGTTTCCTCTTGGCTGGTTGTACTCTGCGTTCGTCTTTCTGGGCGTTAACCTTTTGCTCCTGGTGATGATCGCGATGTTATACACGGCTTTGCTAATCTCAATATGGAGGACACGAAGTGCCACTCCACTGACTCTCCTAGATTGCGAGTTTGCGGTGAGGTTCTTCTTCATCGTCCTGACCGACGTACTTTGCTGGGTGCCCATCATCGTGATGAAGATTTGGGTGTTCTTCAACTATAACATCTCCGACGACATCTACGCCTGGCTGGTGGTCTTTGTGATCCCCCTGAACTCAGCGGTCAATCCGATTCTGTATACCTTCACGACGCCCAAGTATCGCAACCAGGTGTTCTTGCGCGGCTGGAAAAAGATCACCTCACGAAAGCGGGCTGAGGCAGGAAACGGAAACGTGGCCACCACCACGACTGCCACCGCCACTGGCTCCTCCCATCCAGACGACTCCACGAACCTGGCCAAAGCCATGCCAATGACACTTACTCTAGCAAATTGA